One region of Candidatus Woesearchaeota archaeon genomic DNA includes:
- the ftsZ gene encoding cell division protein FtsZ, producing MDFIVEGAKAASLGYTDVEVGQANIKVIGVGGAGNNMVSWLYKKGIKGAEIIACNTDKQHLDISESDRKFLLGRDVTRGLGCGGFPEKGAEAAQESLSTLKESLKGSDMVFVCGGMGGGTGTGACPVVAQVAKDTGAIVIGTVTMPFKIERARVDKAEFGLQQLRQVSDTVIVIDNNRLVQIAGNLPIQQAFAVANELISTMIKGIVETIAIPSLVNLDYADVKAIMQNGGVAVIGVGASDTNSRVDEAVKGALSNPLLDINYEGATGALIHISGGSDMTLEEVNRIGELVTESLDEDANVIWGARVSESMKGKVTVMTIITGVKSPWVLGRVDHRQKAAQAKQMSEELGIEIIN from the coding sequence ATGGATTTTATTGTGGAAGGAGCAAAAGCAGCTTCTCTAGGGTACACGGACGTAGAAGTAGGGCAAGCGAACATAAAGGTAATAGGTGTTGGCGGAGCGGGCAACAATATGGTTTCCTGGCTTTACAAGAAGGGAATCAAGGGAGCGGAGATAATAGCATGCAACACAGACAAGCAGCATTTGGATATCAGTGAATCTGACAGAAAATTCCTGCTTGGCAGAGATGTAACAAGAGGGCTTGGATGCGGCGGATTTCCTGAAAAAGGAGCCGAAGCAGCGCAGGAAAGCCTAAGCACACTAAAAGAATCATTGAAAGGTTCTGACATGGTTTTTGTATGCGGAGGAATGGGCGGTGGAACAGGAACAGGAGCATGCCCTGTGGTTGCGCAGGTTGCAAAAGACACTGGCGCAATTGTTATCGGAACAGTTACAATGCCTTTCAAGATTGAAAGGGCAAGAGTTGACAAAGCAGAATTTGGGCTGCAGCAATTAAGGCAGGTATCAGACACAGTTATTGTTATTGACAACAACAGGCTGGTTCAGATTGCAGGCAACTTGCCAATACAGCAGGCATTTGCAGTGGCAAATGAATTGATTTCAACAATGATCAAAGGAATAGTTGAGACAATAGCAATCCCTTCGCTTGTTAACCTGGATTATGCAGATGTAAAGGCAATAATGCAGAATGGCGGAGTAGCTGTAATCGGAGTAGGCGCATCTGATACAAACAGCAGAGTGGATGAAGCAGTCAAGGGAGCACTGTCAAACCCATTGCTTGACATCAACTATGAGGGCGCAACAGGCGCATTGATACACATCTCCGGCGGCTCTGATATGACTTTGGAAGAAGTAAACAGGATTGGAGAATTGGTAACTGAAAGCCTTGATGAAGATGCAAATGTGATCTGGGGAGCAAGAGTCAGCGAAAGCATGAAAGGAAAAGTAACAGTGATGACAATAATAACCGGCGTCAAATCGCCATGGGTGCTTGGCAGGGTTGATCACAGGCAGAAAGCTGCTCAGGCAAAGCAGATGTCAGAAGAGCTGGGAATAGAGATCATAAACTAA